One genomic region from Cucumis melo cultivar AY chromosome 9, USDA_Cmelo_AY_1.0, whole genome shotgun sequence encodes:
- the LOC103498033 gene encoding inactive LRR receptor-like serine/threonine-protein kinase BIR2, translating into MKIFTFFLKWVSVFLLLLLSVSPSFSVVPEDDIRCLRGVKNALVDPLGRLSSWDFKNTSVGHLCNKFVGLSCWNDRENRILSLELKDMKLSGSISEDLQYCVSLQKLDLSGNSFSGEIPPHICEWLPYLVSMDLSNNQFTGSIPADLARCSYLNSLILSDNELSGTIPVELTSLGRLNKFSVANNQLTGTIPSFFDKFGKEDFDGNSDLCGGPVGSSCGGLSKKNLAIIIAAGVFGAAASLLLGFGLWWWYHSRMNMKRRRGYGDGISGDWADRLRAYKLVQVSLFQKPLVKVKLADLMAATNNFNSENIIVSSRTGTTYRAVLPDGSVLAIKRLNTCKLGEKLFRMEMNRLGSIRHPNLTPLLGFCVVEEEKLLVYKYMSNGTLSSLLHGNGEILDWPTRFRIGLGAARGLAWLHHGCQPPFMHQNICSSVILVDEDYDARIMDFGLARLMASDSQDSSFVNGDLGELGYVAPEYPSTMVASLKGDVYGFGVVLLELITGQKPLEVTKAEEGYKGNLVDWVNQQSTSGRIKDVIDKDLCGKGNDEEILQFLKITMNCIVSRPKDRWSMYQVYQSMRTMAKDYSFPEPDDEFPLLLGKGDNDPM; encoded by the coding sequence ATGAAGATTTTCACCTTCTTTCTCAAATGGGtttctgtttttcttcttcttctactctCTGTTTCTCCATCTTTTTCTGTAGTTCCTGAAGATGATATAAGGTGTCTTCGTGGTGTTAAGAATGCTCTTGTTGATCCTCTTGGAAGACTCAGTTCATGGGATTTCAAGAACACATCTGTTGGTCATCTCTGCAACAAATTCGTTGGTCTTTCCTGTTGGAATGACCGTGAGAATCGTATTCTCAGCCTTGAACTCAAAGATATGAAGCTCTCTGGTTCGATTTCTGAAGACTTACAGTACTGTGTAAGCTTGCAGAAACTGGATCTGTCCGGGAATAGCTTTTCCGGCGAGATCCCACCTCATATTTGTGAGTGGCTTCCGTATTTGGTTAGTATGGATTTGTCTAACAATCAATTTACTGGTTCTATTCCGGCTGATCTTGCCAGATGTTCTTATCTGAATTCGTTGATTTTGTCTGATAATGAACTTTCTGGTACAATACCAGTTGAGCTTACGAGTTTGGGTAGGCTTAACAAATTTTCTGTTGCTAATAATCAACTTACTGGGACGATTCCATCATTTTTTGATAAATTTGGGAAGGAGGATTTTGATGGGAATAGTGATTTATGTGGAGGGCCTGTTGGATCTAGTTGTGGTGGGTTGAGTAAGAAGAATCTTGCGATTATTATAGCTGCTGGTGTGTTTGGTGCTGCAGCTTCTCTGTTGTTAGGTTTTGGGTTATGGTGGTGGTATCATTCTAGAATGAATATGAAAAGGAGAAGGGGATATGGAGATGGGATTAGTGGGGATTGGGCTGATAGATTGAGAGCTTATAAGCTTGTTCAAGTTTCTTTGTTTCAGAAGCCTCTAGTGAAAGTTAAATTGGCTGATTTGATGGCTGCTACTAACAATTTCAATTCTGAAAACATTATAGTTTCTTCTAGAACTGGGACTACATATAGAGCTGTTCTTCCAGATGGTTCCGTACTTGCTATTAAGCGGCTCAATACTTGCAAGCTTGGTGAGAAGCTGTTTCGAATGGAGATGAATCGACTAGGATCGATAAGGCACCCAAATTTGACACCCCTTTTGGGGTTTTGTGTTGTGGAAGAGGAAAAGCTTTTGGTTTATAAGTATATGTCTAATGGGACTTTGTCTTCTTTGTTACATGGAAATGGTGAGATATTGGATTGGCCAACTAGGTTTAGGATTGGTTTGGGTGCAGCTAGAGGTCTTGCTTGGCTTCACCATGGATGCCAACCTCCATTTATGCATCAAAACATATGCTCTAGTGTAATTCTTGTGGATGAAGATTATGATGCTAGGATCATGGATTTTGGATTGGCAAGATTGATGGCTTCGGATTCTCAAGACAGCAGTTTTGTTAATGGAGATTTAGGGGAACTGGGCTACGTTGCTCCAGAATACCCGAGCACAATGGTTGCTTCTCTGAAAGGGGATGTTTATGGATTTGGAGTTGTGCTTTTGGAGTTGATCACTGGCCAGAAACCTCTAGAAGTCACCAAAGCAGAGGAAGGCTATAAGGGTAACTTGGTGGATTGGGTTAATCAGCAAAGTACGTCGGGTCGAATTAAGGATGTTATTGATAAAGATCTTTGTGGGAAAGGGAATGATGAAGAGATCTTACAATTTCTGAAAATTACAATGAATTGCATCGTTTCTCGGCCTAAAGACAGGTGGTCTATGTATCAAGTTTATCAGTCTATGAGAACCATGGCTAAAGACTACAGTTTCCCCGAACCAGATGATGAATTCCCACTTTTACTTGGCAAGGGAGATAATGATCCCATGTAG